In Corylus avellana chromosome ca8, CavTom2PMs-1.0, the genomic stretch GCTTCTAACATGCttcttttccttaatttgttACAACAATTGTGGATTAAGGTCAGCATATAAATGAATCAGTGTGGAGGTTTCCCCTTTGGTATTCTTCTCTATATATACTTTTGTAAATGTTAAACATGATGTCAAATCCCTAATGTGAATGAGCACTAGCTTCTTGTTTCCTATTATCTTTTCCAAcagttatttttgttttgttattatccattttttttttcaaaatgagaGATGCTGTGCTAAGGATCTGCTGGTTTCTGAAACATTTTTGTCAGCTTTGAATCCCtagaatttttgtattgatctAGTCTTTATGCATCTTTTCTTGTCCCCCTTCTTGTCCGACTTTTTAGCTTTTATAAACTTGGTTGGTCAATTGCCCTTTACTAAATGTTATTTGCTTTTAGGTTATTCTGTATAAGCTGTCTAGCGAAACAGTTGGACCTACTGATGACGAGGCTTCTTCTGTAGTGATGAAGAAATGGAACTATGTTGGGTATGTGAGAGCCCATACACATGATATCAGGGCTTTGACATTGGCTGTTCCAATCAGCAGGGAAGGTTTGTCAATGAcattgttgttattattgtgggtgatataaattattattgatacatgtatatatgtatttatgtttCCAGTAGATTTTTATAGTTAacattattttggttgttttccaATTCTTAAGTTACACTACTCTAATTGGCAGATCCATTGCCGGATGAAAAGGTAAAAAGAATTCGACGTGAGGAGAAGCCCATTGAATTTAGTTACCATAAGTGGGCCCACATGGGAGTTCCGATGCTCATCTCAGCAGGTGACGACACAAAGCTTTTTGCGTACTCTGTGAAGGAGTTCAGCAAGTTCTCTCCTCATGATATCTGCCCTGCACCTCAGAGGGTACCGATTCAACTGGTGCATAATACAGTTTTCAATCAAACACCATTGCTTCTAGTTCAGGCTTCCCATTGGTTAGATGTTCTCTGCGTACGCACGAAGGGTGTTACCTTTTCTGACACGGCATGTGGTCCTTCTGGTGGACATGCAGTGACAGATCTGCTTGCTCGAATTAAGACTAAGGCATCTAGGAAGATCATTTGCAGTTCTATATCTAATTCAGGGGCACTTTTTGCATATTCTGATCATGTGAGACCCAGCCTATTTGAGTTGAAGATGCGTGGAGTTGGGAAAAATACATGGACTGTTAATAAAAGGCAACTTCCTCCAAAACTACCATTTGCCCATTCAATGGTTTTTAGTTTTGATTCTTCTCGTTTGATGATAGCTGGGCATGATAGAAGGATATATGTAAGCTGTCCTTTggctttacttttttttttgggtgtgattgttcttcctatttttttgtattttacgAGGCATGCCCCTTGTGGGAGGACTCCTTACGGTTCTTCCTTAGAGGCTGAAATCCTCCGAGTGGCTAGTGTGAGGTTCACAGAATGTGTACCTCATGCCTTGTGGCTTGCCCTATGCCTTCGTCAAGCACCTAATTTGTGAACCTAGTTAAGTTCTCAATCATACTTGATAGATTAAGGCTTCAATCTGATTGACTTTTATGGTAAACTATCATTTGGGATGATTGAGGATGTATGTGTCAACGAAACTTGATATTATGTTTTAGTAACTTTTGAATATAAATTTCTATTACTATTTCATGACTAAATGCTGGCTGGACATCAGTGTTAATGGTAGACATGTGCAATTGTAATGAAATTGATATGTACATGCAGTAGTAGTACATGGTttatttctttgcctttgattTTATGAATTGTAATTTATGTGATTTAATATATTTGAGTCTGGGCCTTAGTGTATGCCAATTACTTACTCAGATTCTTAATTTACACCTTTCCATGGAAAACTTATTTGTAGTTTTGCTCATCCGCCTGAATGGCTAAGTTAAGTTAAGATTTgtaaaacaaaatcttctttttATAGTTGTACAAGGTTTACCTCAAGATTCATTTCTCTGTAGTCGAATGGTGCACCTTAATATTCCTGAGAGTAAGCTCTCTCTTGGATGTGGTTTGAGGCAAATGCTTTAGGATTAACTTTTCTGGTGCATGATTTTATCACCATGTGCATGAACTGGTTGGAAATATAGGCCTTATAAGGACAAAGAAGATGCATATGACTCTCTGATGTGCATGCAGCAAAGCTGCACTAAATAAAGCTGTTGGCTGATATTTTGTTGCATGTCTTTCCATAAGTTCTTTACATCTGTGCACATCCAGCCTCCAGAGGCCTAGTTTACTGTCTGTGCTTAGACAACTTAGGTGTATTTATCTGCACACTATTCATCTTTTGTTTCTTGACCTTTCTCCTTCTGGATGTTACAGGTTGTGGATGTGGGCAGCTCACAATTAGTACATACCTTCACACCATGCCGTGTGTTGCATGATGAACAATTACCACCTAGTGAGCCTCCTATTACAAGAATGTTTACTAGTTCTGATGGCCAGTGGCTAGCTGCTGTCAACTGCTTTGGAGATGTTTACGTATTTAATCTGGAGATTTTAAGGTTTGGAACCACACTTTGTTGTGCATATActatgtttttttgttattttctattcaTGAGATCCAGGCATCATTAGTCATGCCTTAGCAGAACAGGTACCTAGGAAGATCCATTTATAAATTGTCTGAGAATTAGTGTCTGTAACTGGTTATGATTTTGTTTGCTTATAAGTTTTGTGTGCGCTTATTTTGGGATATGAAGAAGGTAAGTATAcatgttttttgcttttattttaatgGTAGACTTAACTGGTATAACATATTGGTCACTATCGTGATTGTTTTATGGTCATGGCTGAATACTAGTGGGAAGGATTATGTGAAAGTAGGCATGAGGTGAGAGAATTATTGAAGTTGTGATTTTGCTGCATTACAAACTATTTCATCTTTTAGACACGGGACTATAGTCTTGTAGATTGACTTTGTGCCTTGAGCTTTCTTTGTTGTAAACTTTTTTTGGTTCTGTGGAGCAGGCAGCACTGGTTCATTTCAAGATTGGATGGTGCCTCTGTTACAGCTGGTGGTTTTCCTCCGAGAAACAACAATGTGCTTATTATTACAACCTCTTCAAATCAGGTCTATGTATTTGATGTGGAGGCTAGGCAATTGGGGGAGTGGTCAATGCAGCATACATTTATTCTGCCGAGAAGATACCAAGAATTTCCTGGGGAAGTCATTGGACTTTCTTTCTTGCCCTCGACAAATTCATCATCTGTTATAGTTTACAGTGCCAGGTGATCCTTTCTTCTAGTATATACTTGTAGTTTTGCTGGGCCCTTAGAACAAGGGAAGTTGCTAAAATGGCAGATAACAATGGGCAAAAAGCAAAGTATCTAGACGCCTCAATGATATGGCTTAATCAGTAAAAATTTTGACTTATgtcctcataaaaaaaattatatatgattatatataaagTAGTATTAGTTCGATTACTTATCATAGGGTTTTCCTAGTGAATGCAATTTTCACTTCATTACACATCAGAGATTGTGCAGGGAAAGACAACATAATTATTCTGATAGATTTTGCTagcagttatatatatatatatagggcttTTTGCTAATTTTTATTAGCCAAAACATATGAAGATCAGTTTCAGCGGATAAATGCTGAAATTGGGTGGTAAAAAGGCAGGAAATTATCCTTCCTCGTAGATTTATTAGGAAATTGGTCGCTTTTCGTTCTTTTTACCATTTGTTTCACCAGTATAATAATTTTGTGGCTCTCATTTTCAAAGATATTTAACATTTACAATTTTGTTTATGCTTTAGGGCTATGTGCTTGATTGACTTCGGGATGCCAGTAGATCGAGATGAAAGTGAGTTGGTAAATGGTCAGGATACAGCATTGAGGAATTTACAAACTACTCCCATCAAAGGGAAACTGAAACGAATATTGAGAGATGGTCAAACAGAGACTAAACTGAGTGGtagaaaaaattttgagtttttttctttcagaaacCCAGTTTTATTTATAGGACATCTTTCCAAAAATTCCCTGTTGATCATAGACAAACCATGGTTGGAAGTGGTTAAAACTTTCGATACGGCACCTGTTCACAGACATATATTTGGGACATAATTGCTTGTCAGAAGAGGGTTTGTTGACAGCCTTCGGGGGGGAAAAAGTTCAAGTCACCGAGGGTCTAAAGCATGTTTTGTGTTGTAATATGCCCTGAATAATTTTGTTAACATGTTAAAGTAGTTATTTTTGGTCTTCCATTattcattttaatatattagatCATTCCCTAGATTTTgtgtattttcattttcagCATTATAGTCTTCTGAGTTTGTATTTACTCTTGGCTTACATTCTCCAACCGGTTGTAAAaagatttgtgttctttctttttgcaGAACCTAGAAAGTTTGGGGAACCGCAGTTAATTGTTAACACTTGTAATAAAAGATTTGAATATTCATTTCACTGTGATGCATTCTTTATTCCACCTGAATTGTACTCAAGTTTAAAACTCTAGGCAATTAATCCCCTAATGTTTCCTCATATACCAAACGCTCCCCTGCTACCCAAATTGCCGTCAAACATTTTAATGGGGGCATGCTTTGTACGTACAAATGGAACCCACACCAGAAGAGAAACAACAAATGGGTATTTCATCCCATGTGCACACCCTGTCAAATGCTCTAAGAACACTGCAATCGATGGTCGTTTAAGATGGATCTCATCTAGAATTACTGGTACAAAAGGTAGCTTTAGCTTAGAGAAGGGCAAAAAATGCACATAATATGAACCCAACAACATCTGGATATAGCTTCTTCGTCTCTTGATTGTATAAAAAATGTACAGTATTGCTGGCATTAACTTCAAATTATAGAAACGTGGAGCAGTGAAAGAATAAGAAGGGAAGATTGATAGGAGACAGGTGGAGGGGTTGTCCTTTTCCAAGATACGGTGCGAATTCTGTGAGGATAGGAGCCCCTTCTTTACCCGCcaaaacaaattcaataattgcACCAGTGTTTTTGCATGTATGGATCAAATTTTTAGCGGGTAGCCATCAAAGGGGTGGTGGGGCATTTCCTTTCGGTTCCTTTTGGTGGAAAGTGAAGCTTCGCTTTTGGTTCCTGGCATCAGGAAACTTGTCTGTTTCTAAGTCTAGGAAGGGTTGCACAGTTGCACTCGCCAAATTTACCCACCCAAAGTTGTTGTGAGCTAGGCTGGCAATAGCtgctgtagaaaaaaaaaaggtgaggcACTGATTGGCCTTCACCTTGGCATTGGGCCTAATGGCCTTGATGATGCCCtgtctcactctcactcactctctctcactctttctctttcttctgtGACTGTGCGTGTGGGGGAGCAAATGGTTATCCAGCGATATCTGTGGGGAAAATGCGGGCTCTGTTCTTCAAAGGACCACAGCTCTTTAATGATGAGCTTTTTCTCTGCTTTCTAAGTTTCTCCAGCCTTCTCAGTAACTGGCATTCCACGTTGGTAAGATTTCTAGCAGATTTTGAGTACGTCCGGCCAACATGGTTAAGCTCATGTCACGACGTGTTTCCCCCCCTTGTTTTCTGGTTAATCATTAGACCAATTATGCTtgtaaattagtattttttccACGATTATTCATGTTCATATTTCTTGTCTTGTTATCATTATGGGAGAATTACGCCAATACGCCCCTGTACTCCCACACTATCATAAAAATCCTCCCCCCTccccaaattatcaattttgGCACTTTGCACTCCAATTTAAAGCTTCAATGTCATTTTAAACCCTGCATTAATTTCATATGTTACTTCGGATGGAAGCATGCTCATGTGCTTGACAGTGAAATTGATCTATTTAAAATGTCAAAAGCGCccctaaaaccaaaaaaagaaaaagaaaatatccaTTCTTAAGTTCACATATAAGGTTATAAGAGAAATGACAATGCTAGGTGCTCTCctggtgttcttctagtgtctTTCTAGTcctaagtggatattattttataaaaaataaaaaaagaaagttgttcttatttctctcatttggtatttataaaataatatgtatgTAGTAGGACTAGGAAGACACTAGGAAAACACCTggagagcacctagcattttcctaagAAAAATGctctacatttttatttcaaaactaTTTCACAATATTGACTTGATAGGCTCGACAAACCCTAGAATTATTCTTTTGTTAATGAGAACGGTTGCAAAGGTTCATTGAGAGTCTATCAgtattgtgggataaaaatgtagcTTTTAGCATTATCCAAAACATTGTTTTGACCATTTCAAGTGGGTGGAATGCACGCGAGGAATTTTTTGGTCCAAAATTAAGGCTTATCAAACTGATGGTGTAAAACTTTTATTGGGatgcaaaatgccaaaattaatagtttaagagatttttgcaaaaagaaaaagtgatagtttgaggatgtctattatttatttatttattttgtcctAGGTAATGTAATAGATCAAATCTTGTTGTAGTTTTAGAAAGTGAGCATGGGGCACCATTTACAGGGAGGGGCTGTGCATGGCAGGCCAGGATTTGAAGAAGACCCGCGGGTTTTATGTGTTGTCAAAAGGAATTGAAGAcaggaaattttattttattttatttttaatgttccAGGTTGTTTCCCACTGCATTGACAAATAACAGAGAAAAAGGAGGACtagaattgaaataaaaaagaaaattaaaaaaaaaaaaaaaaaaaagaaggaggaggaggaagaataGCCTCTTGAGATCTCATGCTATCTTTTACTGTTTTACAGCccctctcatctctctctctctccaacaaCTGCTGCAGCAATGAGACGAAAGATGTCATTTCCAATTTCTTCCATGAAAGCCACCTGCATGCCAAGAGAAAAAACAGAATTAATTTCTACAGTCAGCATCATATCCTTGAATCATTTCTACATTTTTATAGAGAACCCAAATCCAAAACACAAATGGTGGGCCACCTGCTTCTTCTGAAGGTGGGTTTTCAGCGAAGGAGGATTCAAAGAAACTGAAACGCTTCTGTAATGCAGATTTTccctgaaaaaaataatattcacaagTGGCGCTGCTTAATGTTAGGATGATAGTATTGGATAATTATAATGGAGAAAACCAGTGAGGAAGAGTAGTAGGAACCTCAAAATGTGTTGCAGAGAAACCATGAGAGAAATTCAATAAATTCTCCATTGAATCTTGATTCCTATAGAGAGTAGTTCTATCCGGCTGCAGAATTAGCAAAAAGCCAATCACATAATTAAGTTTGTTGCAAGTGAAAATATTGATAGAAACatatattagtatgaattacTTGCCTGCAGGGGAAAGCTCAATGCAGGGTAGCTAGCAGTGTCATCAAGATCTGAGTGCCGTCTGTTTCTGGCATGTAATTCTTtggtcttctttttctttttgcttttgccGGCAACCTCGGAATAATTAAAATGACACCCATTGTCATGAAAGCACTCTTCGTCATCTTCATGGTGATGTGAAGGCCCAGAAGAAGCATCAGAGACCAAGGACAAGTCCTCTTCTTTCTCCCCCACTCTTGCTTCTTTTCCTCCATAGTCATCAGTTCCACCAACTCTCTGGAATTGATTCTCTGAAAGAGAGGATTGTTCTAAGTACCGAGTCCATCCAGATTCACACCCACTACTCCATTGTGAAGCTGCTGGGATATCCATTGAAAAGAGCTTATAAGtgaccttctctctctctctctctctctctctctctctctctgtatctCTCTCTGAATCTCTGTGGCGCTGTTCTGTATTTAAGCAGAGGAGGAGAAGGATAGAGGCAGAAGAAACCAAGCGGATCACACTCAAATCCTAGACTATGTTTGTCCTATGCTCTATCCTTTCGCcttcttatttttatctgtATGTGCATGAATCGAAATGGCCAGTTGGCTAGGTCGGTAGGTGTGTGCGTTTGCATTTGTGTGtgtagatagagagagagagagagagagagagaaaacagtGGTGATGATAAGGGAAGGTGTCATTCTTCTATGTACAAATGTAATAATACCAAGCTCCTCTACTACCATTTTTGCTGTTatttcaataaaagaaatgctaaagaTACTAACTATTTTACTAACATATGAGTAATAACATAACGTGgagcttatttattggtatttgtagtattttttttttattaattgttttgatcctctccaatgaataagctccacatcattCTAGTGATCAtatgttagtaaaagagttagtacccctagcattttttttttctatgtccTTGTCAGAAGTCCATATTGGACAACGTAATTGCACTACAATACTTACCCTCCCATAGCCTTGTAACACCCCCTGGTCATATATTGAGAACATGCGTGAAAAATAATACCAGCACAATATAGTAACATTGTCAGAGATTTGAGTGGAAGAGATTGTGATATCCCACAAAACTAAATTGCATATTAATTGGGTGGGTGGATCGCCCACATTAAGTGAATGAATGAATTAGAAAGCGAACACCatactttataaataatttgacCACTAATGTCATGTCCCTTTGAGAAACATACATAAATTGAAGTTGCCTTGGATCCTTgcaaaaccaaacaaaggaataataTACATTTACTGATGAGTAAAAGGAAAGAGATATAGGTGAAACtgagttttataaaaaaattttaaaaaaatttaaattaactagtctttttagagtGATAATTGAGATgtgactattatttttctttgggtaGTCTAATGAAAATTGAATTCATCACAGGCAATTTTgggcctttatttatttattttttttggcattacGCGTGGGTTGCAATAGTTTCTAGTATCCAACATGCCGGCTGTAAAAAGTTGAAGATTGACATGCAGATATTAATGCAGAGCCGTTTGtaaattccttttcttttactCATCGGTAAATGTTTATTGttcctttgtttggttttgcAAGGATCCAATGCAACTTCAATTTATGTATGTTTCTCAAAAGGACATGACATTAGTGCTCgaattatttataaagtatGGTCTTCGCTTTATAATTCAGTCATTCAATTAATGTGGGTGATCCACCCACCCAATTAATGTGTAATTTAGTTTTGTGGGATATCACAATCTCTCTCATGCACTTAAATATCTGATAATGTTACTACATTATTCTGATATTATTTTTCACTGACACCAGAAATCATTAGTATATTTGCACTTTCACCccaaaattgtcaattttcacCCGAATATCAGCAACATTGTTGGGGGTTCTCCCTTCATCTAACCAGGCAAATCCTGGCTTGGTTACCAATGGAGGCAATGAAAAGTGTAAGGATAAAAGGCTAAACACTTTAAACCCATTGTAATTTAGAACCCACAACGAATTattgttgaaaattttattcaaatgaaGGCTACTGATAATTATTGAGTCCAAAAATTGCCTTTGAATAGG encodes the following:
- the LOC132190477 gene encoding protein SOB FIVE-LIKE 5-like, whose protein sequence is MDIPAASQWSSGCESGWTRYLEQSSLSENQFQRVGGTDDYGGKEARVGEKEEDLSLVSDASSGPSHHHEDDEECFHDNGCHFNYSEVAGKSKKKKKTKELHARNRRHSDLDDTASYPALSFPLQPDRTTLYRNQDSMENLLNFSHGFSATHFEGKSALQKRFSFFESSFAENPPSEEAGGFHGRNWK
- the LOC132189383 gene encoding WD repeat-containing protein PCN-like, whose translation is MLEAYKNSSIDWKPSPVVALATSADDSQVAAAREDGSLEIWLVSPGSVGWHCQLTIHGDPNSKVSSLVWCRAGSKGLPCGRLFSSSIDGSVSEWDLFDLKQKTVLESIGVSIWQMAVAPSNDHVLDTQPKSEHIGNGYLNNNLNMDDHETSDSEDDSDAVVLHELAVSELPRVAIGCDDGCVRIYSISDSDEFIYTRSLPRVSGRVLSVTWSPDANMIYAGSSNGFIRCWDAKFGHEVYRITVGLGGSGSGPDLCVWSLLSLRCGTLVSADSTGSVQFWDSQHGTLLQAHSLHKGGVNALAAAPSHNRVFSAGSDGQVILYKLSSETVGPTDDEASSVVMKKWNYVGYVRAHTHDIRALTLAVPISREDPLPDEKVKRIRREEKPIEFSYHKWAHMGVPMLISAGDDTKLFAYSVKEFSKFSPHDICPAPQRVPIQLVHNTVFNQTPLLLVQASHWLDVLCVRTKGVTFSDTACGPSGGHAVTDLLARIKTKASRKIICSSISNSGALFAYSDHVRPSLFELKMRGVGKNTWTVNKRQLPPKLPFAHSMVFSFDSSRLMIAGHDRRIYVVDVGSSQLVHTFTPCRVLHDEQLPPSEPPITRMFTSSDGQWLAAVNCFGDVYVFNLEILRQHWFISRLDGASVTAGGFPPRNNNVLIITTSSNQVYVFDVEARQLGEWSMQHTFILPRRYQEFPGEVIGLSFLPSTNSSSVIVYSARAMCLIDFGMPVDRDESELVNGQDTALRNLQTTPIKGKLKRILRDGQTETKLSGRKNFEFFSFRNPVLFIGHLSKNSLLIIDKPWLEVVKTFDTAPVHRHIFGT